GTAACCTGTCAGTGCTACAGGAGACGAAGAAAGCCAGAAATACAAAAACTTCCCATGGACGTACCAGCAAAAGGAAAGGCCAAAATGACAGACTCTGGCGCAACCCATGGTATAACTAGGTCTAGAAGATGCTACACTCCTGAAAATGTCAATCGAGGAAACACGGGGAGAGAAAAAATTCCAAGAAGGAACATACGAGACCTAGAAGCCTCCGAGTTTTGGAAAAGAATGTCAAGCAAAGAGTATTCTGTGGAGGAGCAGCTGAAGAAAATTCCAGCATAGATATCAATCACGGATCTATTAATGAGCTCTGACAGTCATAAGGATTCCCTGTTgaaagtactaagtggggtaagtgtaccaagtaacaccactAGTGAGGCTTTGGCCACTACTATTGCGAAAATGGTCAAAGCAAACATAATCACATTCAGAAGAGACGAACTCCCTGTCGAAGGCGCAAGTCATAACAAGGCTTTTCACATCACTATCAAATGCAGGGATAAAGTGGTGTCGCGGTTATTGGTCGATGGAGGGTTAGGAGTCAACATTTATCCGCTCTCCACTCTACATGAGTTGGGAATTCAGTTGAGAGAAGTCAAGGAAAGCCACGTAAGGGTGAGAGCCTTTGATGGTTCGCAAAAGGATGTTATTGGAGGAATTTATATAGCCTTGCAGATCGGGCCAGTCGATTTTCCAGTGTTGTTTCAAGTAATGGACATCTCTTCTTCCAACAACTTGCTGCTGGGCAGTCTCTGAATAAATATGGCAGGGGCCGTGCCACCCACCTTGCACCAATACATGAAATTCTAGTGGGGATGTCAAGAGATCGTGGTTCGTGGCGAGTGGGGTCACTCTGCCTATTTGGTATATGATGTTCCattcattgaagggctagacGGAGTTGCCTTCACTGCAATGGAAATCATGCGGACTACTTAGATAGAGAAGATTGAATAAAACTTGGGATTGCAACCAGGAACATTGATACTTGGGAATGCAGTCAGGTATACTGctatgagggagatgatgaaatattgatACAGGCCAGGAACAGGGTTGGGATCCGAGTCAGACGGAATCATATAGCGAATTGAACATAATGGCAAGAAAGGAAGGGCTGGCATACGATATCAGCCTCCGGAAGGGAAAGCTCGCACAGTTAACTCTGGGAAAAATGTTTTTACGCCAGAGCATGTTGCAAGTCCGTGATAGAGTTCAGTACccgaagatgatatcatcgacggGATAGGAAAGTTTTTCGTGAATATGATTAAAGAATGTTGTGAAGGGACTGACATCATGACAACGACTATCAGGGATGCCGAACTAGCGGAAGAGCTATAGAATTGGACCtccagtccatctttggttcgccgggagtcttggtagtatggaactgTAAAAGTTTTCTTCTGAAAAGCGCACGGTCAATTGAGGCCTATACTGTGTCTGTACTCTTTTGTTATTTGCCTCTTGTGAACGCTTAAGGCattcctcttttgatgaaataaaaagaatcattttcCCAAATATTGAAACTTTATTTACCgctttatttacttaattttttcttttcagtaatcaaactgCTAAAAAACCATGTTCCACGAATATGACATGTAACAAAACCATTGAGCGCAATGACCTATATTACGTGGAATATTTTGAAAGTGTGATGCCCGATAATCTCTCGCAGGAGATCGAGTAGTTGGAGAGTTAGAAAAAGCCCAACCTTGAATAAATAGAAGTAATTAATCTTGGAAGTgttgaagatgtaaaagaaaCCAGAATCAGCATTCACCTAGAAGCCGAGCATAAGGAAAATCTGATTGAGCTCCTCCGACAGTACGTTGATGAGTTtacatggtcctatgatgacatgcTGGGATTAGGCATCCACATTGTCTCGCATCGACTGTCAACCAATCCTGCCAGACCGCCGGTCAAGCAGAAACCTAGAAAGTTTAAACTTGATTTAAGTTTGAGGATAAAGGAAGAAGTGACCAAACAGATATAAGCAGATGTAGTAAGGGTCACCAACTATCCAAGCTGGTTGGTTAACATCGTCCCAATACccaagaaagatggaaagatcAGAATATGTATGGACGACCGAGAcctcaacaaagctagtccaacTGTGCGAAACACGAACTACAGTGGTTTGTGGATTGTCTCGCTAGGTACCATCAGATCTTAATGCACAAGGAAGATGCAGAAAATATGGCTTTCACCACACCTTTGGGGAGTCTACTATTATAAAGTCATGTCGTTAGGTCTCATGAATTCCggcgccacctacatgagggacatgacgaccctctttcatgatatgattcataaggagattgaagtgtacatggatgacgtcatcataaTGTCTTGAAAGAGCTCGGAGCACTTGGACAacttgaggaaattttttgaATGCCTGCACAGGTACAATTTGATGTTAAACCTAGTAAAGTGCGCGTTTGGAGTCCCGCTGGAAAACTATTGGGCTTCACTATAAGAAGGAAGGGGATAGAActggacccatcaaaaatcaaggccatcgaggaATTACTTCCACCAAAGAGCAAGAAAGATTTCATGATTTTCCTGGGCAAGTTGAATTACATTTCATAGCCTAGTCCATGGCAATTTGTGAACCCATTGTCAAGTTGCTAAAGAAGGATGCTGCCACAAAATGGACAGAAGAGTGGTAGatagccttcgacaaaatcaaggagtatctgTCAAATCCACCAACGTTGGTTCCCCACGAACCAGGGAAGCCATTGTTACTATATTTGTTAGTCTTGGACAACGCCTTCGGCTGTGTGTTGGGGAAGCACGACAAAACTGGGAGAAAGGAGCGTGCCATCTACTacttgagtaagaagttcacgccATGCGACACCAAGTATACCCTGATAGAACACACTTGTTGTGCTCTGACTTGGATTGCTCAGAAGCTAAGTAATTACATCTCAGCATACACCATGCATCTGATATCTCGGCTCGACCCACTTAAGTACATTTTTCAGAAGCCAATGCCTACTggaaagctagctaaatggcaaattctcctcagtgaatttgacattgtgtacataagtCATAAGGCTATTGAGGGGCAAACTTTAGGTGACCACCTCACAGAGAATCCGGTGGATAGGAATTATGAACCACTAACCACGATTTCCCCAATGAAGAAGTAATATTTTCCGAAGAAGATATTGCAGAATTGTACCCtgggtggagaatgtttttcgatggagcggCAAATTTTAAAGGAGTCAGAGTTGGAGTAGTCAAGATTTTGGAATCATGACAGCACTATCCAGCATCGGCAAAGAGAAGAttcccttgtaccaataatatggctgaatacgaAGCGTGCATCATTGGGATCATAATGGCAGTCGACATTTacatcaaagaacttttggtcataggagattctgatttgttgatacaccaagtccaaggagaatggtcaaccaagaatgtcaagatacttCTGTACCTACACTGTGTGAAAGAGTTGTGCAGGAAGCTTACAAAGATTGAGTTCAGGCACATCCCCAATATTGAAAATGAGTTCGTCGACGCCCTTGCAACCCTATCATTTATGAATCAACATCAAGACAAGAACTATATCGATTCTATGGAGGTAGAGATCACAGATCGACATGCTTATTGTTTCCATGTAAATGGAGAACCCGATGGTAAACCATGGTATGATGACATAAAGAAATTCCTCACAACCAGTGAATACTCAGAGAATGCTAGTAATGGTCAAAAATCAGCACTCAGGAGACTGGAAAACCACTTTTTCCTCAACGGGGAAGTCCTGTATAGGAGGGCCCCGGacttaggtttgttgagatgtgtagacgCAGCCTATGCAACCAGATtactcgaggaaatacatgcaggaacatacggaccccacatgaatgggttcacattagccaagaagattttgagagCTGGATAcctttggatgactatggaaagagACAGCATCCGCTACGTgtagaagtgtcaccagtgccagattcaCGGGGATTTCATCTGGGTTCTACCAACTAAACTAAACGCAATGGGTTCACCTTGGCCTTTCGCCGCCTGGGGCATATGcgtgattggacctatagagccTGCAACATCAAATGAACATCATTTAATTTTAGTAGCTATTGAATATTTCACCAAATGTGTCAAGGCATCTACTTATAAGGCTGTCATGAAGAATGCAATGGAAGATTTTCTCTGAAACAACATCGTAtgcagatttgggataccggagtctatcatcactgacaatgccgctaACCTAAATAGTGACCTCATGAGAAATCTGTTTTAAGTTTAGAACCATCCACCGCAAT
This region of Nicotiana tomentosiformis chromosome 4, ASM39032v3, whole genome shotgun sequence genomic DNA includes:
- the LOC138909697 gene encoding uncharacterized protein, giving the protein MAVDIYIKELLVIGDSDLLIHQVQGEWSTKNVKILLYLHCVKELCRKLTKIEFRHIPNIENEFVDALATLSFMNQHQDKNYIDSMEVEITDRHAYCFHVNGEPDGKPWYDDIKKFLTTSEYSENASNGQKSALRRLENHFFLNGEVLYRRAPDLGLLRCVDAAYATRLLEEIHAGTYGPHMNGFTLAKKILRAGYLWMTMERDSIRYV